In a single window of the Subtercola sp. PAMC28395 genome:
- a CDS encoding cation:proton antiporter regulatory subunit, translating to MVDVRRVKLPGVGVLHTFVTDDGGKVGVIAHRSGHSDLITFQDEEDGAESTKVSLRLSEDEARTLAELLGGTQITESLTALDQIPGLSIDWFTVDYEDHIAGQELGDPADRGVVGVTVVAVVRGESANPAPASDFKVFPGDTLVVAGSPEKVAKVFNFFRTGQYKAKSAVDAPPGG from the coding sequence ATGGTTGACGTACGTCGGGTCAAGCTCCCGGGAGTGGGTGTGCTCCATACCTTCGTGACCGATGACGGGGGCAAGGTGGGCGTGATCGCGCACCGCTCCGGCCACAGCGACCTGATCACTTTCCAGGACGAAGAAGACGGCGCGGAGTCCACCAAGGTCTCACTCCGCCTCAGCGAAGACGAAGCCCGCACGCTGGCAGAGCTCCTCGGCGGGACGCAGATCACCGAGTCGCTGACCGCCCTCGATCAGATTCCCGGCCTCAGCATCGACTGGTTCACGGTCGACTACGAAGACCACATCGCCGGGCAGGAGCTCGGAGACCCGGCCGACCGAGGCGTAGTCGGGGTCACCGTCGTGGCAGTGGTTCGGGGCGAGTCTGCGAACCCGGCACCGGCATCAGACTTCAAGGTCTTCCCCGGTGACACCCTCGTCGTGGCTGGATCGCCTGAAAAGGTCGCGAAGGTCTTCAACTTCTTCCGGACCGGCCAGTACAAGGCCAAGAGCGCCGTCGACGCGCCGCCAGGAGGCTAA
- a CDS encoding GuaB3 family IMP dehydrogenase-related protein, producing MEREIGRSKRGRRVYAFDDIAVVPSRRTRDPQDVSISWSIDAYHFDIPVMAAPMDSVVSPLTAIAMGKLGGLGVLDLEGLWTRYENPELLLEEIRSLDAADATVRMQQIYAEPIKPELVTERLAEIRASGVTVAGALSPQRTQELYETVVAAGVDLFFIRGTTVSAEHVSKTVQPLNLKKFIYELDVPVIVGGAATYTAALHLMRTGAAGVLVGFGGGAASTTRATLGIHAPMATAVADVAGARRDYLDESGGRYVHVIADGGLGTSGDIVKAISVGADAVMLGSALARATDAPGGGYHWGPEAHHAQLPRGNRVHVGSVAPLDQILFGPSPVADGTANLMGALKRSMATTGYSDLKEFQRIEVVVSPYSSR from the coding sequence ATGGAAAGAGAAATCGGCCGGTCAAAACGAGGCCGCAGGGTCTACGCCTTCGACGACATTGCGGTGGTGCCCTCCCGGCGTACCCGTGATCCGCAGGATGTGTCGATCTCGTGGTCGATCGACGCCTACCATTTCGACATTCCCGTCATGGCAGCTCCCATGGACTCGGTCGTCTCGCCTCTCACCGCAATCGCCATGGGCAAGCTCGGAGGCCTCGGCGTGCTCGACCTCGAGGGTCTGTGGACGAGGTATGAGAACCCTGAGCTGCTCCTGGAGGAGATCCGGTCTCTCGATGCAGCAGACGCAACGGTTCGCATGCAGCAGATCTACGCCGAACCGATCAAGCCGGAGCTTGTCACGGAGAGACTCGCCGAGATCCGGGCATCCGGAGTCACCGTCGCGGGCGCTCTCTCGCCCCAGCGCACTCAGGAGCTCTACGAGACCGTCGTGGCAGCGGGTGTGGACCTCTTCTTCATCAGGGGAACGACAGTTTCAGCAGAACATGTCTCGAAGACCGTCCAGCCACTGAATCTGAAGAAGTTCATCTACGAGCTCGACGTGCCCGTGATCGTGGGTGGTGCGGCGACCTACACCGCAGCGCTTCATCTCATGCGCACCGGCGCGGCCGGCGTGCTCGTCGGATTCGGTGGGGGAGCGGCCTCGACCACCAGAGCCACCCTCGGCATCCATGCGCCGATGGCCACAGCTGTAGCCGATGTCGCCGGTGCCCGACGCGACTACCTCGACGAGTCCGGCGGGCGGTACGTTCACGTGATCGCCGACGGGGGCCTTGGCACCTCGGGCGACATTGTGAAGGCGATCTCGGTCGGCGCCGATGCAGTGATGCTCGGCAGCGCCCTCGCGCGGGCGACGGATGCTCCGGGCGGCGGGTACCACTGGGGCCCGGAGGCCCACCACGCGCAGCTCCCACGGGGCAATCGTGTGCACGTCGGCAGCGTCGCGCCCCTCGACCAGATCCTGTTCGGGCCGTCGCCGGTGGCCGATGGAACGGCCAACCTGATGGGTGCGCTGAAACGGTCGATGGCGACGACGGGGTACTCCGATCTCAAGGAGTTCCAGCGCATCGAAGTGGTCGTTTCGCCGTACTCGTCCCGCTGA
- the guaB gene encoding IMP dehydrogenase, whose translation MEQNDPFGFVGLTYDDVMLLPGHTDVIPSEADTSSRLTKRITLAAPLLSSAMDTVTEARMAIAMARQGGFGVIHRNLSIEDQAANVDKVKRSESGMITNPVTTTPFATVADADLLCGQFRVSGLPVVDESGVLVGIITNRDMRFVSAWEKSTTLVRDVMTKAPLITAPVGIDPDGAIAIFAQHKIEKLPLVDAAGKLRGLITVKDFDKSEMYPHATKDEEGRLRVGAAIGFFGDAWERAMTLVDAGVDVLVVDTANGDSAGVLDIVRRLKSDPASAGVDIIGGNVATRSGAQALIDAGVDAIKVGVGPGSICTTRVVAGVGVPQVTAVYEASLAARETNTPVIADGGLQYSGDIAKALVAGADTVMLGSLLAGCDESPGDLVFVNGKQFKNYRGMGSLGALQTRGEKTSYSKDRYFQADVPSDDKLIPEGIEGQVPYRGPLSAVAYQLLGGLRQSMFYVGARSVDELKARGKFVRITAAGLKESHPHDIQMVVEAPNYRR comes from the coding sequence ATGGAACAGAACGATCCCTTCGGATTTGTCGGGCTGACGTACGACGACGTCATGCTGCTTCCCGGTCACACCGATGTGATTCCTTCTGAGGCGGACACCTCGTCTCGCCTGACCAAACGCATCACACTGGCGGCCCCGCTGCTGTCGTCCGCTATGGACACGGTGACTGAAGCTCGCATGGCGATCGCCATGGCCCGCCAGGGCGGCTTCGGCGTCATCCACCGCAACCTTTCGATCGAAGACCAGGCCGCCAATGTCGACAAGGTCAAGCGAAGCGAATCCGGCATGATCACCAACCCGGTGACCACCACACCGTTCGCGACAGTTGCCGATGCAGATCTGCTCTGCGGGCAGTTCCGTGTCTCCGGCCTCCCCGTCGTCGATGAGTCGGGAGTTCTGGTCGGCATCATCACCAACCGCGACATGAGGTTCGTCTCGGCGTGGGAGAAGAGCACCACCCTGGTGCGCGACGTGATGACCAAGGCTCCGCTCATCACCGCACCCGTCGGCATCGACCCAGACGGCGCCATCGCCATCTTCGCCCAGCACAAGATCGAGAAACTTCCTCTCGTCGACGCAGCCGGAAAGCTTCGCGGCCTGATCACCGTCAAGGACTTCGACAAGAGCGAGATGTACCCGCACGCCACGAAAGACGAAGAAGGCCGACTGCGTGTCGGCGCGGCCATCGGGTTCTTCGGTGACGCCTGGGAGCGGGCAATGACCCTGGTCGACGCGGGCGTCGATGTGCTCGTGGTAGACACGGCCAACGGCGACAGTGCCGGTGTGCTCGACATCGTGCGCCGCCTGAAGTCAGACCCGGCGTCTGCAGGCGTCGACATCATCGGCGGAAACGTCGCAACACGCTCCGGCGCCCAGGCGCTCATCGACGCTGGTGTCGATGCCATCAAAGTCGGGGTCGGCCCTGGCTCGATCTGCACCACCCGCGTGGTCGCCGGTGTCGGTGTCCCCCAGGTCACGGCCGTATACGAAGCGTCGCTGGCCGCACGCGAGACGAACACTCCGGTGATCGCCGACGGCGGGCTCCAGTACTCTGGCGACATTGCGAAGGCCCTCGTGGCCGGTGCAGACACGGTGATGCTGGGTTCGCTGCTCGCAGGCTGCGACGAGAGCCCTGGCGACCTGGTCTTCGTGAACGGCAAGCAGTTCAAGAACTATCGCGGCATGGGTTCCCTGGGGGCCCTGCAGACACGCGGGGAGAAGACCTCGTACTCGAAGGACCGCTACTTCCAGGCAGACGTGCCGAGCGACGACAAGCTCATTCCTGAGGGAATCGAGGGCCAGGTGCCCTACCGCGGCCCGCTTTCTGCAGTCGCGTACCAGTTGCTCGGTGGTCTCCGCCAGTCGATGTTCTACGTCGGTGCGCGGTCGGTCGACGAGCTCAAAGCACGCGGCAAGTTCGTGCGCATCACTGCTGCCGGCCTCAAGGAGTCGCACCCCCACGACATCCAGATGGTGGTCGAAGCGCCCAATTACCGCCGCTAG
- a CDS encoding branched-chain amino acid ABC transporter permease: protein MTTLTVLQSTVPQRPKPHRAENRVGFWRLAAMLMLAITAVITMIGLGAAPAHAATPAAAAACVSNATTGCLQGTIKLPNGDPAVGIKLGIKGGDLDATVATGDDGKWSQAITVAGPYTITVDTTSIPDGAVLDSAAKNPATVNGALNKNVGYVFKIVGGTTAADGTTTQTPTTDSGTGVSFERFLQQFVSGIRLGLLLALAAVGLSLIFGTTGLSNFAHGEQVTLGGLLAYLFANVLGLNLILAAIISVVICAATGYFQDALIWKPLRRRGLGTTQLMIVTIGLSIALQYLFQYFLGASTVRIDQANPVTVALGPVTLSAQSLVAMGIAVVVIALVGFVLVKTRIGRATRAVSDNPSLAAASGIDVDRIIRLVWTSATALAGLSGVLLGLVLNGVNWQTGLQLLLLMFAAITLGGLGTAFGALAGAMIIGLVVELTNLVLPGDFKYATALVILILVLLVRPQGIFGRRERIG, encoded by the coding sequence TTGACGACACTCACAGTGCTGCAGAGCACAGTGCCGCAGAGACCAAAGCCACACAGGGCTGAAAACCGTGTGGGCTTCTGGCGACTCGCGGCGATGCTCATGCTGGCGATCACCGCCGTGATCACCATGATCGGCCTGGGCGCTGCGCCCGCTCACGCAGCGACACCGGCGGCAGCAGCAGCCTGTGTCTCGAACGCGACCACCGGGTGTCTGCAGGGCACGATCAAGCTCCCGAACGGCGACCCTGCCGTCGGCATCAAGCTCGGCATCAAGGGCGGCGACCTCGACGCCACGGTGGCGACCGGCGACGACGGCAAGTGGAGCCAGGCGATCACCGTCGCGGGGCCGTACACCATCACGGTCGACACCACATCGATTCCCGACGGTGCGGTACTCGACTCAGCAGCAAAGAACCCCGCCACGGTCAACGGAGCCCTGAACAAGAACGTCGGCTATGTGTTCAAGATCGTCGGCGGCACCACTGCCGCCGATGGAACGACAACCCAGACGCCCACCACCGACTCCGGCACGGGAGTCTCGTTCGAGAGGTTCCTGCAACAGTTCGTCTCGGGCATCCGGCTCGGGTTGCTGCTCGCGCTTGCTGCGGTGGGCCTGTCGCTGATCTTCGGTACGACCGGGCTCTCGAACTTCGCACACGGCGAGCAGGTGACGCTCGGTGGACTGCTGGCGTACCTCTTCGCCAACGTGCTCGGCCTGAATCTCATTCTCGCGGCGATCATCTCCGTGGTGATCTGCGCAGCAACCGGGTACTTCCAGGACGCCTTGATCTGGAAGCCGCTGAGGCGACGGGGACTGGGCACCACCCAGCTCATGATCGTCACGATCGGTCTCTCCATTGCGCTGCAGTACCTCTTCCAGTACTTCCTCGGGGCATCCACTGTGCGCATCGACCAGGCGAACCCCGTCACGGTGGCCCTCGGCCCCGTCACGCTCTCGGCACAGTCGCTCGTGGCGATGGGCATCGCCGTGGTCGTCATTGCCCTGGTCGGCTTCGTGCTCGTCAAGACACGCATCGGCCGGGCGACACGGGCTGTCTCTGACAACCCCTCGCTCGCGGCCGCCTCCGGCATCGACGTCGACCGCATCATCCGGCTGGTCTGGACCAGCGCCACTGCGCTGGCAGGTCTCTCCGGCGTGCTGCTCGGCCTGGTTCTCAACGGAGTCAACTGGCAGACCGGCCTTCAGCTGCTGCTGCTCATGTTCGCGGCGATCACCCTCGGCGGTCTCGGCACCGCATTCGGCGCCCTCGCCGGTGCAATGATCATCGGGCTCGTCGTCGAACTGACCAACCTCGTGCTGCCGGGCGACTTCAAGTACGCCACGGCGCTCGTCATCCTGATCCTGGTTCTTCTGGTCAGACCGCAGGGTATCTTCGGGCGCCGAGAGCGCATCGGTTAG